One Pectinophora gossypiella chromosome 25, ilPecGoss1.1, whole genome shotgun sequence DNA window includes the following coding sequences:
- the LOC126378071 gene encoding zinc finger protein 845-like, whose amino-acid sequence MSTKESLELKANIEVKPDRKDPTSFLPEEPMCYEIKKKKKKKKKKQEDDPFKDIEEKALFTERIILPEIESSLDPEVSIKVENIEVELDFNDFTNNGDLLVQPQSDDSQEPQVKIEPQNHEAVLLTFESIINDKPVIEINKNIVESSASHMCKICHLVFQSNKTLLMHQKRKHKIFRRSFIHVCDTCGMSYDQKNSLAAHIKRKHGPDANEDNEERVCEVCALVFKGMTRLRMHMRRKHGAFEDSFKHVCEDCGLAYDKYRSLIVHRQRKHLVVKKPVLDQWFSCPFCPKIFNKRETYARHVQRKHKISDDAVPQSTDEFFSSFKNEAGEITCKQCPLVFSSINFLKLHMRRKHNALKEDFRLKCRICNLSYDKIESLKRHVRRKHDQGSYCNVCNKQFGDRELYLNHSHVKIIKECSICGLIFSTQGGLAKHLRGTHKIESPKVAFCNICNEGFYDKRQLKPHLLRVHYKVSYTCRYCKKVFKAKESYRRHVLFKHPSKPNLPVELQTCDQCSETFKDEFELCKHVNVVHRDLKIKPLVKVEEDDNQFQCTKCKEMYPTWDQLRSHYEQNHFTQTTSQCQICGEIFPENELQKHIKQSHTKNEELQCRFCEFRTNVKVSMTQHMLRHKDATTLHCDFPGCRYKTFYVSAIEKHKRKHLDQGVRLHCSQCMFQTMNKYILKYHEEAHMTGKKRYVCDQCDYATTLPANLVQHKYKHSSEKRFKCEVCPFATKYNTSLRFHVKKKHCDLPT is encoded by the exons ATGTCTACAAAAGAAAGTTTGGAATTAAAAGCAAACATCGAAGTCAAACCCGACCGAAAAGATCCAACATCATTCCTGCCAGAGGAACCAATGTGCTAtgaaatcaaaaagaaaaaaaagaagaaaaagaaaaaacaagaggATGATCCATTCAAGGATATTGAAGAAAAAGCTCTGTTTACGGAGAGGATCATTTTACCTGAAATTGAAAGTAGTTTAGATCCAGAAGTTTCGATTAAAGTAGAAAACATTGAGGTTGAGTTGGattttaatgat TTTACAAATAATGGTGATTTGCTCGTTCAGCCACAAAGTGATGACAGTCAGGAACCGCAAGTAAAAATCGAACCACAAAACCATGAAGCAGTTCTACTAACCTTTGAAAGTATTATCAATGACAAACCAGTCATAGAAATCAACAAAAATATTGTCGAGTCATCAGCCAGCCATATGTGCAAAATCTGCCATCTAGTCTTTCAAAGTAACAAAACATTGCTTATGCATCAGAAGAGAAAGCACAAAATCTTTCGAAGATCTTTTATCCATGTATGTGATACTTGTGGAATGTCGTACGATCAAAAGAACAGTTTAGCTGCTCATATTAAAAGAAAGCATGGTCCAGATGCCAATGAAGATAACGAAGAAAGGGTCTGTGAGGTTTGTGCGTTGGTCTTCAAAGGTATGACGCGACTTAGGATGCATATGAGAAGGAAGCATGGTGCTTTTGAGGACTCCTTCAAACATGTTTGTGAAGACTGTGGCTTAGCTTATGACAAGTACAGAAGTCTTATAGTTCATAGGCAAAGGAAGCATTTGGTGGTGAAAAAACCGGTTTTAGACCAATGGTTCAGCTGTCCATTTTGCccgaaaatatttaataagagaGAGACGTACGCGAGACATGTCCaaagaaaacataaaatcagTGATGATGCTGTACCACAGAGCACTGATGAATTCTTCTCTAGCTTCAAGAATGAAGCTGGAGAAATAACCTGTAAGCAATGCCCTCTAGTCTTTTCGTCTATAAACTTCCTAAAACTACACATGAGACGGAAACATAATGCTTTAAAAGAGGACTTCAGGTTGAAATGTCGCATTTGCAATCTATCGTATGACAAAATAGAAAGCCTCAAACGGCATGTTAGAAGAAAACACGATCAGGGATCATACTGCAACGTGTGCAATAAGCAGTTTGGTGACAGGGAGCTGTACTTAAATCATTCCCacgtgaaaataattaaagaatgcTCCATTTGTGGGCTGATTTTCTCAACGCAAGGTGGCTTGGCGAAGCACTTGCGAGGTACGCACAAAATAGAGAGCCCTAAAGTAGCATTTTGCAATATTTGCAATGAAGGATTCTATGACAAACGTCAGTTAAAACCGCATTTATTAAGAGTTCACTATAAAGTGTCGTATACCTGTAGATATTGCAAGAAGGTTTTCAAAGCTAAAGAGAGTTACAGAAGGCATGTTTTATTTAAGCATCCATCCAAACCAAACTTGCCCGTTGAGCTGCAGACATGTGATCAATGTTCGGAGACTTTTAAAGATGAATTTGAACTCTGCAAACATGTTAATGTGGTGCATAgagatttgaaaataaaaccTTTAGTAAAAGTTGAAGAAGATGATAACCAATTCCAATGTacgaagtgcaaagaaatgtacCCTACTTGGGATCAATTAAGGTCCCattacgaacaaaatcacttcACTCAGACAACGTCTCAATGCCAGATTTGTGGGGAAATATTCCCTGAGAACGAATTACAGAagcatataaaacaaagtcacaCAAAGAATGAAGAGCTCCAGTGTAGATTTTGTGAATTTAGAACAAATGTGAAAGTCAGTATGACACAACATATGCTTAGGCATAAGGATGCTACAACATTACACTGTGATTTCCCAGGTTGTCGGTATAAAACCTTTTATGTTAGTGCCATAGAGAAACATAAGAGGAAACATTTAGACCAGGGTGTTAGACTGCATTGTAGCCAATGTATGTTTCAAactatgaataaatatatattgaaaTATCACGAGGAAGCTCATATGACGGGCAAAAAGCGTTATGTCTGTGATCAATGTGACTATGCGACTACTCTACCCGCAAATTTAGTTCAGCACAAATATAAGCATTCGTCAGAAAAACGATTTAAATGTGAAGTGTGTCCGTTCGCCACGAAATATAACACGTCTTTACGTTTCcacgtcaaaaagaaacacTGTGATTTACCAACATAA
- the LOC126378122 gene encoding F-box only protein 28 isoform X2: MDLLHLPVVMIENIFSFLSYDEIAKNRLVSKAFNEICQRMLNRGFLMIERRHALALKSVKAQLPRRESERRYHPLSRHCDILTSIETRISMLNMTYAKFIDNGLCCFIPGKVIDEIQRVLQIVETSKTPPRAHEVLQELRDISSMAIEHFDDKISPAFRKKLQEGTPPPPRATAAHLNPSIMMRQELHHLRRRSVLNAKLSLYLAEQFKKFHKRMMEYRKINARHRRTIKMLTRMQNDQDATIADLKKRIEECDIKYSELTHTNQAVGGKVIAAAASEASPSAQPLRHFGSQIKLDLSVLPIGTSKRSAKLLPNMKPRKPLIKLPSLAQDDSEPLAKVAKLDNVDKTDKLEKVEKPEKVENPIPSTSSTSNTQSPKAKTLSTMAKIRGITNEIRQLSNLSKNFEYKLKRPISLATLDFTEIDCIKQKLD; this comes from the exons ATGGATTTGTTACACCTGCCTGTGGTCATGATAGAAAACATATTTTCGTTTCTATCTTACGACGAAATCGCAAAGAATCGCCTG GTATCGAAGGCTTTCAACGAGATATGTCAACGCATGCTGAACAGAGGTTTCCTGATGATAGAAAGGCGACATGCTCTGGCTCTTAAGAGTGTCAAAGCGCAGCTGCCGAGGAGGGAGTCGGAACGCAG ATACCACCCCCTGTCACGCCACTGCGACATCCTGACGTCGATAGAGACGCGTATATCCATGCTCAACATGACCTACGCCAAGTTTATTGATAATGGACTATGCTGCTTTATACCCGGGAAG GTAATAGATGAAATCCAACGCGTCCTCCAAATAGTGGAAACCTCCAAGACTCCCCCGCGAGCTCACGAAGTGCTACAAGAGCTGCGTGATATAAGCAGCATGGCGATAGAACACTTCGACGATAAGATATCGCCTGCCTTCCGCAAGAAGCTGCAGGAAGGGACTCCGCCCCCGCCGCGGGCCACTG CAGCTCACCTGAACCCCAGCATCATGATGCGTCAGGAGCTGCATCACCTGCGAAGACGCTCCGTGCTCAACGCCAAGCTCTCGCTCTACCTCGCTGAGCAGTTCAAGAAGTTCCATAAAAGG ATGATGGAGTATAGAAAAATAAACGCTCGGCATAGAAGGACTATCAAGATGTTGACCAGAATGCAGAATGATCAGGACGCTACAATTG CGGACCTGAAGAAACGTATAGAGGAGTGCGACATCAAATATAGCGAACTAACACATACCAATCAGGCGGTTGGCGGGAAGGTTATTGCAG CGGCCGCTTCCGAAGCTTCGCCGTCGGCGCAGCCACTGCGTCACTTCGGCAGCCAGATCAAACTGGACCTCTCCGTGCTTCCTATCGGGACCTCTAAGAGGTCTGCCAAGC TACTACCCAACATGAAACCGCGCAAACCGCTGATCAAACTGCCCAGCCTGGCCCAAGACGACTCGGAACCCCTGGCAAAGGTGGCAAAACTGGACAATGTCGACAAAACCGACAAATTGGAAAAAGTGGAAAAACCTGAAAAAGTTGAAAATCCCATTCCATCAACGTCCAGTACTTCAAATACTCAAAGCCCGAAGGCGAAAACCTTGTCGACTATGGCCAAAATTCGCGGTATCACCAACGAAATACGCCAACTAAGTAATCTGTCGAAAAACTtcgaatataaattaaaaaggcCAATAAGCCTCGCCACTTTGGATTTCACAGAAATCGATTGTATAAAGCAAAAGTTAGATTAG
- the LOC126378122 gene encoding F-box only protein 28 isoform X1, whose product MDLLHLPVVMIENIFSFLSYDEIAKNRLVSKAFNEICQRMLNRGFLMIERRHALALKSVKAQLPRRESERRYHPLSRHCDILTSIETRISMLNMTYAKFIDNGLCCFIPGKVIDEIQRVLQIVETSKTPPRAHEVLQELRDISSMAIEHFDDKISPAFRKKLQEGTPPPPRATAAHLNPSIMMRQELHHLRRRSVLNAKLSLYLAEQFKKFHKRMMEYRKINARHRRTIKMLTRMQNDQDATIADLKKRIEECDIKYSELTHTNQAVGGKVIAAAAASEASPSAQPLRHFGSQIKLDLSVLPIGTSKRSAKLLPNMKPRKPLIKLPSLAQDDSEPLAKVAKLDNVDKTDKLEKVEKPEKVENPIPSTSSTSNTQSPKAKTLSTMAKIRGITNEIRQLSNLSKNFEYKLKRPISLATLDFTEIDCIKQKLD is encoded by the exons ATGGATTTGTTACACCTGCCTGTGGTCATGATAGAAAACATATTTTCGTTTCTATCTTACGACGAAATCGCAAAGAATCGCCTG GTATCGAAGGCTTTCAACGAGATATGTCAACGCATGCTGAACAGAGGTTTCCTGATGATAGAAAGGCGACATGCTCTGGCTCTTAAGAGTGTCAAAGCGCAGCTGCCGAGGAGGGAGTCGGAACGCAG ATACCACCCCCTGTCACGCCACTGCGACATCCTGACGTCGATAGAGACGCGTATATCCATGCTCAACATGACCTACGCCAAGTTTATTGATAATGGACTATGCTGCTTTATACCCGGGAAG GTAATAGATGAAATCCAACGCGTCCTCCAAATAGTGGAAACCTCCAAGACTCCCCCGCGAGCTCACGAAGTGCTACAAGAGCTGCGTGATATAAGCAGCATGGCGATAGAACACTTCGACGATAAGATATCGCCTGCCTTCCGCAAGAAGCTGCAGGAAGGGACTCCGCCCCCGCCGCGGGCCACTG CAGCTCACCTGAACCCCAGCATCATGATGCGTCAGGAGCTGCATCACCTGCGAAGACGCTCCGTGCTCAACGCCAAGCTCTCGCTCTACCTCGCTGAGCAGTTCAAGAAGTTCCATAAAAGG ATGATGGAGTATAGAAAAATAAACGCTCGGCATAGAAGGACTATCAAGATGTTGACCAGAATGCAGAATGATCAGGACGCTACAATTG CGGACCTGAAGAAACGTATAGAGGAGTGCGACATCAAATATAGCGAACTAACACATACCAATCAGGCGGTTGGCGGGAAGGTTATTGCAG CAGCGGCCGCTTCCGAAGCTTCGCCGTCGGCGCAGCCACTGCGTCACTTCGGCAGCCAGATCAAACTGGACCTCTCCGTGCTTCCTATCGGGACCTCTAAGAGGTCTGCCAAGC TACTACCCAACATGAAACCGCGCAAACCGCTGATCAAACTGCCCAGCCTGGCCCAAGACGACTCGGAACCCCTGGCAAAGGTGGCAAAACTGGACAATGTCGACAAAACCGACAAATTGGAAAAAGTGGAAAAACCTGAAAAAGTTGAAAATCCCATTCCATCAACGTCCAGTACTTCAAATACTCAAAGCCCGAAGGCGAAAACCTTGTCGACTATGGCCAAAATTCGCGGTATCACCAACGAAATACGCCAACTAAGTAATCTGTCGAAAAACTtcgaatataaattaaaaaggcCAATAAGCCTCGCCACTTTGGATTTCACAGAAATCGATTGTATAAAGCAAAAGTTAGATTAG
- the LOC126378122 gene encoding F-box only protein 28 isoform X3: MDLLHLPVVMIENIFSFLSYDEIAKNRLVSKAFNEICQRMLNRGFLMIERRHALALKSVKAQLPRRESERRYHPLSRHCDILTSIETRISMLNMTYAKFIDNGLCCFIPGKVIDEIQRVLQIVETSKTPPRAHEVLQELRDISSMAIEHFDDKISPAFRKKLQEGTPPPPRATAHLNPSIMMRQELHHLRRRSVLNAKLSLYLAEQFKKFHKRMMEYRKINARHRRTIKMLTRMQNDQDATIADLKKRIEECDIKYSELTHTNQAVGGKVIAAAAASEASPSAQPLRHFGSQIKLDLSVLPIGTSKRSAKLLPNMKPRKPLIKLPSLAQDDSEPLAKVAKLDNVDKTDKLEKVEKPEKVENPIPSTSSTSNTQSPKAKTLSTMAKIRGITNEIRQLSNLSKNFEYKLKRPISLATLDFTEIDCIKQKLD, encoded by the exons ATGGATTTGTTACACCTGCCTGTGGTCATGATAGAAAACATATTTTCGTTTCTATCTTACGACGAAATCGCAAAGAATCGCCTG GTATCGAAGGCTTTCAACGAGATATGTCAACGCATGCTGAACAGAGGTTTCCTGATGATAGAAAGGCGACATGCTCTGGCTCTTAAGAGTGTCAAAGCGCAGCTGCCGAGGAGGGAGTCGGAACGCAG ATACCACCCCCTGTCACGCCACTGCGACATCCTGACGTCGATAGAGACGCGTATATCCATGCTCAACATGACCTACGCCAAGTTTATTGATAATGGACTATGCTGCTTTATACCCGGGAAG GTAATAGATGAAATCCAACGCGTCCTCCAAATAGTGGAAACCTCCAAGACTCCCCCGCGAGCTCACGAAGTGCTACAAGAGCTGCGTGATATAAGCAGCATGGCGATAGAACACTTCGACGATAAGATATCGCCTGCCTTCCGCAAGAAGCTGCAGGAAGGGACTCCGCCCCCGCCGCGGGCCACTG CTCACCTGAACCCCAGCATCATGATGCGTCAGGAGCTGCATCACCTGCGAAGACGCTCCGTGCTCAACGCCAAGCTCTCGCTCTACCTCGCTGAGCAGTTCAAGAAGTTCCATAAAAGG ATGATGGAGTATAGAAAAATAAACGCTCGGCATAGAAGGACTATCAAGATGTTGACCAGAATGCAGAATGATCAGGACGCTACAATTG CGGACCTGAAGAAACGTATAGAGGAGTGCGACATCAAATATAGCGAACTAACACATACCAATCAGGCGGTTGGCGGGAAGGTTATTGCAG CAGCGGCCGCTTCCGAAGCTTCGCCGTCGGCGCAGCCACTGCGTCACTTCGGCAGCCAGATCAAACTGGACCTCTCCGTGCTTCCTATCGGGACCTCTAAGAGGTCTGCCAAGC TACTACCCAACATGAAACCGCGCAAACCGCTGATCAAACTGCCCAGCCTGGCCCAAGACGACTCGGAACCCCTGGCAAAGGTGGCAAAACTGGACAATGTCGACAAAACCGACAAATTGGAAAAAGTGGAAAAACCTGAAAAAGTTGAAAATCCCATTCCATCAACGTCCAGTACTTCAAATACTCAAAGCCCGAAGGCGAAAACCTTGTCGACTATGGCCAAAATTCGCGGTATCACCAACGAAATACGCCAACTAAGTAATCTGTCGAAAAACTtcgaatataaattaaaaaggcCAATAAGCCTCGCCACTTTGGATTTCACAGAAATCGATTGTATAAAGCAAAAGTTAGATTAG